From a single Populus trichocarpa isolate Nisqually-1 chromosome 17, P.trichocarpa_v4.1, whole genome shotgun sequence genomic region:
- the LOC18107099 gene encoding adenosylhomocysteinase: MALLVEKTTSGRAYKVKDLSQADFGRLEIELAEVEMPGLMSCRAEFGPSQPFKGAKITGSLHMTIQTAVLIETLTALGAEVRWCSCNIFSTQDHAAAAIARDSAAVFAWKGETLQEYWWCTERALDWGPGGGPDLIVDDGGDATLLIHEGVKAEEIYEKTGVLPDPASTDNVEFQLVLTIIRDGLKSDPMKYHKMKERLVGVSEETTTGVKRLYQMQANGTLLFPAINVNDSVTKSKFDNLYGCRHSLPDGLMRATDVMIAGKVAVVCGYGDVGKGCAAAMKQAGARVIVTEIDPICALQALMEGLQVLTLEDVVSEADIFVTTTGNKDIIMVDHMRKMKNNAIVCNIGHFDNEIDMHGLETFPGVKRITIKPQTDRWVFPDTKSGILVLAEGRLMNLGCATGHPSFVMSCSFTNQVIAQLELWNEKTSGKYEKKVYVLPKHLDEKVASLHLGKLGARLTKLSKDQADYINVPVEGPYKPAQYRY; this comes from the exons ATGGCTTTGCTTGTCGAGAAAACAACAAGCGGTCGTGCGTACAAGGTGAAGGACTTGTCCCAGGCTGACTTCGGCCGTCTCGAAATTGAGCTGGCCGAAGTTGAAATGCCTGGATTGATGTCCTGCCGCGCTGAATTCGGCCCCTCACAACCATTCAAGGGAGCCAAGATTACCGGATCTCTTCACATGACTATCCAAACCGCTGTCTTGATCGAAACCTTGACCGCCTTGGGTGCTGAGGTTCGTTGGTGTTCTTGCAATATCTTCTCCACTCAAGATCATGCCGCCGCAGCTATTGCACGTGACTCAGCTGCTGTTTTTGCCTGGAAAGGGGAGACCCTCCAGGAGTATTGGTGGTGCACTGAGAGAGCTCTTGATTGGGGCCCGGGTGGTGGTCCTGATTTGATtgttgatgatggtggtgatgcTACTCTCTTGATTCACGAGGGTGTGAAAGCTGAGGAGATTTATGAGAAGACTGGTGTTTTGCCAGATCCAGCTTCGACTGATAATGTAGAGTTTCAGCTTGTTTTGACAATTATTAGAGATGGGTTGAAGAGTGATCCCATGAAGTATCACAAGATGAAGGAAAGATTGGTTGGTGTTTCAGAGGAAACCACAACTGGTGTTAAGAGATTGTATCAAATGCAGGCTAATGGGACTTTGCTTTTCCCTGCCATTAATGTTAACGACTCTGTGACCAAGAGCAAG TTTGATAACTTGTATGGATGCCGTCACTCTCTCCCTGATGGTTTGATGAGAGCTACTGATGTCATGATTGCCGGAAAGGTTGCTGTGGTCTGTGGTTATGGTGATGTTGGCAAGGGCTGTGCAGCTGCCATGAAGCAAGCTGGAGCTCGTGTGATCGTGACTGAGATTGATCCCATTTGCGCTCTTCAGGCTCTCATGGAGGGTCTCCAGGTCTTGACCCTTGAAGATGTTGTCTCCGAGGCTGATATCTTTGTGACCACCACCGGTAACAAGGACATCATCATGGTTGACCacatgaggaagatgaagaacaATGCCATTGTCTGCAACATTGGTCACTTCGATAATGAAATCGACATGCACGGACTTGAGACCTTCCCTGGTGTGAAACGCATCACCATCAAGCCCCAAACTGATAGGTGGGTTTTCCCTGATACCAAATCGGGCATCCTTGTCCTGGCCGAGGGACGTCTCATGAACCTGGGTTGTGCCACTGGTCACCCCAGTTTTGTGATGTCCTGCTCATTCACCAACCAGGTGATTGCTCAGCTTGAGCTGTGGAACGAGAAGACATCCGGCAAGTATGAGAAGAAGGTCTATGTTTTGCCCAAGCACCTTGATGAGAAGGTTGCTTCCCTTCACCTTGGCAAGCTTGGAGCCAGGCTCACCAAGCTCTCCAAGGACCAGGCAGACTACATCAACGTTCCAGTTGAGGGTCCCTACAAGCCTGCTCAGTACAGGTACTGA